A segment of the Actinomycetes bacterium genome:
ACAGAGCTGGGTGGAGGACCAGGACCAGTGGTGGCACGGAGGGCTTCAGCGCAGCGTCACGCTGCACAGCACCGCCGAGTCGCACCTCGCGTCGGTCGCACTGACCCCCGGCCTCGTGTCGCTGCCGCGCGCAAGCCGCGCAGCGGTTGGCAGCCTGGCGGTGGAGGTGGCCGTGGACGGTCCGGCTCGCAGCGAGCCGGGTTGGAGCGTCGAGGTCCGCGTGGAGGGCCGGCGCCGAAACCTGCTGGCAGGGACCGGTCGGGTTGCTCTGCCGCACTGGGACGACACCTCGAAGCTGGCTCAGCTCGGCGGAGCCATGTTCACCGAGCCGGGCACCCTGCGAACCACTCTGGAGGTGCCGGAGGTGGAGCCGTGGTCGGCCGAGTCGCCGGTGCTGCACACAGCCCTGGTGGTGCTTCGTTATCCCGATGGTGCGGTCGTGGAGGTCAACGCGCTGCGAACAGGCTTTCGCAGCGTCGAGGTGGCGGATCGCGAGCTGCGGGTCAACGGAGCGCCGGTGATCATCCGCGGGGTCAACATCCACGAGCACGATCCGCTACGGGGACGGGCTGTGAGCCGGGACCAGACCCGCCGCGACCTGTGCATGATCAAGGCCGCCAACCTCAACGCGGTGCGGGCGGCGCACTATCCCCACGACGAGCACTTCGCGGAACTCTGTGACGAGCTGGGGCTCTACGTGGTCGACGAGGCCAACGTGGAGAGCCACGCCCGCCAGTGGTCGCTCTGCCACGACAGCCGTTACGTGCGCACGATCACCGAGCGGGTCGAGCGCATGGCTCGCCGCGACGTGCACCACCCGAGCGTCATCCTGTGGTCGCTCGGCAACGAGTCCGGCTACGGGCCGGCCCACGACGAGGCGGCTGCCTTCCTGCGGCGCTTCGACCCGAGTCGGCCACTCCAGTACGAGGGGCCCTTCATGTACGACCTGGATGCGGAGGCGCCCGTGAGCGACGTGGTGTGCCCGATGTACACCTCGCCCAGCGAGATCGTTGACTGGGCAGAGCGCGCCCGGGACCCGCTCAGGCCGCTCATCCTGTGCGAGTACTCCCACGCAATGGGCAACGCCTGCGGTTCCCTGCACGAGTACGACGACGCCTTCGAGTCCCAGGCCGGGTTGCAGGGCGGGTTCATATGGGAGTGGGTCGAGCACGGTCTGGCCCTCGGGGAGGACCGGGGCCCCGACGGTGCGCCGAGCTGGGGCTACGGAGGCGACTTCGGCGACGACCCCGAGGAGGGCAATTTCGTGCTCGACGGCCTTGTGGGCGCGGACCGTGAGGAACGGCCGGTACTCACCGAGGTGCGTTGGCTGGGCCGACCCGTGAGGTGTGTGCAGAGCGAGGTGGCGGAGCGCTCGGCTGCGCTCACGCTCGCCAACACGCGCTGGTTCACCGACACCTCCGACCTCGTGGCGGACTGGGAGCTGACAGCCGACGGCGAAGTTGTCGCAGCCGGTGACGTGAGCGGCAGGCCGATCGCCCCTCGTTCACAGCGCACGGTGAAACTCAGGTGGCCGGCGTCGGCCAGTAGGCGCGGTGCCGAACACCACCTGACGCTGCGGTGGCGCCAGCTTCGGGCCACACCATGGGCACCCAAGGGCGCACTGGTGGGTTGGGAGCAGCTCGAGGTGCCGGTGGCCGGTCCACCGGTCAGCCGCAGCGGTGACGATCAGGTGGAGCACGCGTCGTCGCGCCGTGTGCGCCGCGACCTGCCGGCCGGTTTCGAGACTGAATGGACGCCCACGTTGTTCAGGGCGTTGACCGACAATGACGGGATCTCGCAGGGTTGGATGCGTGGCCTCAACGGGTCGCTGAATCGCTGGGTCAACGACCTCGGCCTCGACCGCTGCCGGTGGGAACCGGAGGCCGGGGAGCTGCGGCCCGCAGTCGATGCACCACCGATGGGGGTGGACCTCGAGGTCGAGGAGCTCGTGGACTCGTGGCATCGGTACCGCTTCGTGTTCGAGCTGCCGACAGAACTGGCCGACCCGCCCCGGCTCGGGGTCGTGTGGCGCTTGCCGGCGGCACTGGACCAGCTGAAGTGGTTCGGTGACGGACCCGCCGAGTCGTATCCCGACCGTCGTTGCGGCGCCTTGGTGGGACAGTGGAGCTCCACGGTGGCGGATCAGTACGTGGGCTATGGCATGCCCCAGGAGCACGGCCACCACACGGGCATGCGTTGGGTTGCGTTGCAGGGCAGCGGCGTGGGCGTGCTGGTGGGCAGCAATGGCACCGGAGGCTTCTCGGCGCGGCACCACAGCGACTCCGAGCTCTGGGAGGCCCGCCACACAGGTGAGCTGGCCGGCGCCGCAGATGCAGCCTCTACATGGCTGGCAGTCGACGTGGCACAGCGCGGTCTGGGTCAGTCGTCACTTGGTGAGGAGACGCGTGCGAAGTACCGCATCGCCGCCGGTAGCCACACCATGGACCTGCTGGTGCGCGGGCTGGGCCCGCGCGAAGACCCGGCGGTCGTGTGGGCAGGGCGGCCGCGCCTCAGAGGGGCTGGCCGATCCTCTCGGCAGCCTCGCTGAGCTCGCTGCGGAAGTCAGGGTGGGCGATGGCCACCAGGGCCTGCGCACGCTCGGTCACGGTGAGTCCCGACAGCTCCGCGGTGCCGTACTCGGTGATGATGACGTCGACCTGGTGGCGCGGCGTGGTGACTGTCATCTCTGGCGCGAGGTTGCCGGTGATGCGGCTCGCCCGGCCCTCGGAGAGAACGGAGGACGATCGCAGGCAGAGCAGGGACCGGTCCTCGACCCGCAGCCCTGCGCCGGCGAGGAAGTCCTCGTGGCCGCCGGTGCCGGAGTGCTGCTGGCCGCCGATCGTGTCCGCTGCCACCTGGCCGTAGAGGTCGACCGCGGTCGCACCGTTGATCGAAACGAAGTGGTGGTTCGCCGCGATCTTGCGGGCGTCGTTGACGATGTCGACCGGCAGGAAGCGGACCTCCGGGTTGCCGTCGAGCCAGGTGTAGAGCTCGGGCGTGCCCGCAGCGAACGTGGTGATCGAGTAACCGTCGTACTCGCCCTTGTTGGAGTTGGTGACCTTGCCGGCCTCGTGCAGCTTCATGAGCCCGTTGGTGAACATCTCGGAGTGGACTCCGTAGCCACCGCCCGGGCCTTCGGCCAGCAATGTGGCGATCAGTGAGGGAATCGCACCGATTCCGGTCTGCAGTGTTGCCCCGTCGGGAATGAACGCACGGGCGTGTCCTGCGATGACGCGGTCGGCATCAGACCCTGCCGCGTCGGGCAGGTTCACCGGCTGGCCTTCGCTCTCGAACGCGATGTCGACCTCGTCGAGGCTCAGGCTGTGGGTGTGCTCCGGCGGGAGACCCAGCGTGCGGGGAAAGTGCTCGGAGTACTCCACGATCAGCAGCCGGTCGGGGTCGGCCGCGCAGCGGTGGAGCTCGTCGACCGTGGCCCCCGCGTGCAGCGACAGCGACATTTTGCCGTCGGCGTCGGGTGGAGCGGCGGCGGTGGCCATCACCCTTGGAGCCAACTGCTGCACGATGGGTCCGAAGCGGCGGAAGTCGGCCGGGACGTAGTCGATGTCGGCGCCCGAATCGCGCAGGAACCGCTCGGCTGGGCCATAGAAGCCGCTGCGGTAGCGAACGTTGGGTTGGGTGAAGATCGAGTAGAGGTCGGTGAGCAACGCCCCGAAGACCTGCAGGTCCACCCAGTCGTCGCGGTCACCGAGTGCGTGGAGAAACGCCGGCGGGTGGGCAGGTCCGAGCCCCAGTGCAAGTACGTCGGCGGAGCCGAGTGCTGCAACTGCCTCGGCGGGTGAGTCGACCGTTTTCGCCACTATTGTTCGCTCCGTCCGTTGGGGCCCGGTGTCGGGCCGTTGCACGGCGAACGTAGCGGACCGACACGGAGGATACGTGTGAATCTGGCCAATGTCTGGGAGGCAGTCGCGGACGAACTCGGTGAGCTTCCTGCCCTCGTGCACGCAGAGCAGGCGACGAGCTGGGCCGATTTCGAACGACGCTCGGCCCGGGTCGCGGCACACCTCGCCTCGGCCGGCGTGGGCGCGGATTCGAAGGTGGCGTTGTACCTCTACAACTGTTCCGAGTATGCCGAAGCCACGTTCGCGGCATTCAAGCGCCAGGCGGTGCCGGTCAACGTCAACTACCGGTACCTGGCCCACGAACTCGAGTACCTGCTCGACAACTCCGACGCCGAAGCCGTAGTGGTTTCCGCCGAGCTCGTCGAACGGCTCGCCGAGGTGCTGGTGAACGTGCCAAGGGTGTCGACGGTCCTCGTCGTCGGCGCCGAGCGGGGAACAGACCTGCCCGAAGGGATGCACAGCTTCGAGCAGGTGGCGACGTCAGGCACTCCGGCCACGCGGGTCGAGGGTGAGATGTCACAGCTGTGGTTCCTCTACACCGGCGGCACCACGGGGATGCCCAAGGGCGTGATGTGGCCACATTCCAGCCTGCTCACTGCGTCGGCTCCCACGTTCAGGATCGTGGGCGCTGACGTGCCGACCACGCCGGCGGAGGCTGCCGAGGCCGCCAGGCGGTTCGCCGACGCGGGCCGCTCGGTGCGGATGCTGGCCGCCGCGCCGCTCATGCACGGCACTTCGGGCATCCCGATGATCGGCGTACTCAGCGCGGGCGGCACGATCATCACGCTCACGTCGCACTCGCTCGATGCAGAGGAGCTCTGCGCGGCGGTGCAGCGTGACCGGCCCGGTCAGCTCAACATCGTCGGCGACGCGTTCGCCAAGCCGATCGTGGCCGAGCTCGAGCGGGCAAGGGCTGTCGGCAAGCCGTGGGACTTCTCATCGCTCAAGGTGGTCGTCAGCTCGGGCGTGATGTGGGCACGAGAGACCAAGGAGGCCCTGCTCGAGCACT
Coding sequences within it:
- a CDS encoding AMP-binding protein, producing MRVNLANVWEAVADELGELPALVHAEQATSWADFERRSARVAAHLASAGVGADSKVALYLYNCSEYAEATFAAFKRQAVPVNVNYRYLAHELEYLLDNSDAEAVVVSAELVERLAEVLVNVPRVSTVLVVGAERGTDLPEGMHSFEQVATSGTPATRVEGEMSQLWFLYTGGTTGMPKGVMWPHSSLLTASAPTFRIVGADVPTTPAEAAEAARRFADAGRSVRMLAAAPLMHGTSGIPMIGVLSAGGTIITLTSHSLDAEELCAAVQRDRPGQLNIVGDAFAKPIVAELERARAVGKPWDFSSLKVVVSSGVMWARETKEALLEHCDAALADLLGSSEGLGIASSVSRRGASTATAKFTLGDNATVLTDDGRVVEPGSGEQGVLAVGGPIPVGYYKDPAKTAATFREVDGRVWSVPGDHATVEADGTITLLGRGSVCINTGGEKVYPEEVEEVLKEHEAVHDANVVGIADDKWGQMVCSVVSLEPGSGADEADLQAWCKQELAGYKCPKVIEVVDSVQRGPNGKPDYKWARSVLAAAGTGEAG
- a CDS encoding 4-hydroxybutyrate CoA-transferase, coding for MAKTVDSPAEAVAALGSADVLALGLGPAHPPAFLHALGDRDDWVDLQVFGALLTDLYSIFTQPNVRYRSGFYGPAERFLRDSGADIDYVPADFRRFGPIVQQLAPRVMATAAAPPDADGKMSLSLHAGATVDELHRCAADPDRLLIVEYSEHFPRTLGLPPEHTHSLSLDEVDIAFESEGQPVNLPDAAGSDADRVIAGHARAFIPDGATLQTGIGAIPSLIATLLAEGPGGGYGVHSEMFTNGLMKLHEAGKVTNSNKGEYDGYSITTFAAGTPELYTWLDGNPEVRFLPVDIVNDARKIAANHHFVSINGATAVDLYGQVAADTIGGQQHSGTGGHEDFLAGAGLRVEDRSLLCLRSSSVLSEGRASRITGNLAPEMTVTTPRHQVDVIITEYGTAELSGLTVTERAQALVAIAHPDFRSELSEAAERIGQPL
- a CDS encoding DUF4981 domain-containing protein, which produces MLFDGTRPWLDPAATGLNRLPVRPATVPCPDAVTARRLDPAESPWWLCLDGTWEFRMLAGPGQLTRGHLGSTSAPDSIDVPGAWTTQGFGNPHYTNVVMPFPGEPPSVPDDNPTGVYRREVKVPRGWAGRRCVLRVGGAESMVFVYVDGEAVGYSTDSRLPAEFDLSPHVRAGHSHTLALVVVKWSAQSWVEDQDQWWHGGLQRSVTLHSTAESHLASVALTPGLVSLPRASRAAVGSLAVEVAVDGPARSEPGWSVEVRVEGRRRNLLAGTGRVALPHWDDTSKLAQLGGAMFTEPGTLRTTLEVPEVEPWSAESPVLHTALVVLRYPDGAVVEVNALRTGFRSVEVADRELRVNGAPVIIRGVNIHEHDPLRGRAVSRDQTRRDLCMIKAANLNAVRAAHYPHDEHFAELCDELGLYVVDEANVESHARQWSLCHDSRYVRTITERVERMARRDVHHPSVILWSLGNESGYGPAHDEAAAFLRRFDPSRPLQYEGPFMYDLDAEAPVSDVVCPMYTSPSEIVDWAERARDPLRPLILCEYSHAMGNACGSLHEYDDAFESQAGLQGGFIWEWVEHGLALGEDRGPDGAPSWGYGGDFGDDPEEGNFVLDGLVGADREERPVLTEVRWLGRPVRCVQSEVAERSAALTLANTRWFTDTSDLVADWELTADGEVVAAGDVSGRPIAPRSQRTVKLRWPASASRRGAEHHLTLRWRQLRATPWAPKGALVGWEQLEVPVAGPPVSRSGDDQVEHASSRRVRRDLPAGFETEWTPTLFRALTDNDGISQGWMRGLNGSLNRWVNDLGLDRCRWEPEAGELRPAVDAPPMGVDLEVEELVDSWHRYRFVFELPTELADPPRLGVVWRLPAALDQLKWFGDGPAESYPDRRCGALVGQWSSTVADQYVGYGMPQEHGHHTGMRWVALQGSGVGVLVGSNGTGGFSARHHSDSELWEARHTGELAGAADAASTWLAVDVAQRGLGQSSLGEETRAKYRIAAGSHTMDLLVRGLGPREDPAVVWAGRPRLRGAGRSSRQPR